One window from the genome of Saccharicrinis carchari encodes:
- a CDS encoding ROK family protein, which yields MKKQAISIDLGGTAIKYTLVNEAFELSNYKSIPSLAHESAESVINQLGIAIEDCCLFAQKQEAKITGIGIGTPGIVDDKYRTVLGGADNIVGWKNIALADILEKRFNVPVVVENDANMMALGELASGAGRDCENVVFMTVGTGIGGALCINGQLFSGHQNRGGELGHIPLIIDGEDCSCGSVGCLEQYASTSALVRRFAERAKEAKLKLDREINGELIVELFKQEDPIAVQSINEHCYFLGRGVAAFINIFSPQKVLIGGGISEAGDFYIDKIAQTAFKYAMPDCAANSLVEGATLGNKAACIGAASLVFKL from the coding sequence ATGAAAAAACAAGCCATAAGCATCGACCTTGGCGGAACGGCCATAAAATACACCCTTGTAAATGAGGCTTTTGAATTGAGCAATTATAAAAGTATCCCTTCGCTGGCTCATGAGTCGGCGGAAAGTGTGATCAATCAGCTGGGTATTGCCATTGAAGATTGTTGCCTTTTTGCCCAAAAACAGGAAGCCAAAATAACCGGCATCGGGATTGGAACGCCCGGCATTGTCGATGATAAATACCGTACCGTGCTGGGTGGGGCCGACAATATTGTTGGGTGGAAAAATATCGCACTAGCCGACATCCTCGAAAAACGATTTAATGTCCCCGTAGTTGTGGAAAACGATGCCAATATGATGGCATTAGGGGAGCTGGCCTCAGGCGCCGGGCGCGATTGTGAAAATGTGGTGTTCATGACCGTGGGAACGGGCATTGGAGGTGCTTTGTGTATTAACGGCCAACTTTTTAGCGGTCATCAGAATAGGGGAGGGGAGTTGGGTCATATCCCCCTGATTATTGACGGAGAGGATTGCTCTTGCGGTTCGGTAGGCTGCCTGGAGCAGTATGCTTCTACCTCTGCTTTAGTCAGACGATTTGCAGAGCGTGCAAAGGAGGCCAAACTTAAATTAGACCGTGAAATTAACGGCGAATTAATCGTTGAATTGTTTAAACAGGAAGATCCAATCGCCGTGCAATCCATCAATGAGCATTGCTATTTTTTGGGACGGGGCGTGGCAGCGTTCATCAACATCTTTAGCCCGCAAAAAGTATTGATCGGGGGCGGCATATCCGAAGCCGGCGACTTTTATATCGATAAAATAGCACAAACGGCTTTTAAATATGCCATGCCCGATTGTGCTGCAAACAGCTTGGTAGAGGGTGCCACATTGGGCAACAAAGCGGCATGTATAGGTGCGGCTTCCTTGGTGTTTAAGCTGTAA